The genomic segment GAGCTGTATAAAATACATTAACCTGGTATTTTTCTATGATTTCCCAATACCTGTTGTAATCAGGATATAAAGGTGTGCCTTCAAATAAAAGGGATGTAAACCCGTTAACCAGAGGGCCGTAAATACTATAGGTATGTCCGGCTATCCATCCCATATCAGCAGTACACCAGAATATGTCATTGTCATTTAAGCCAAATACAAGGCGTGTAGTAACAGCAGAGTAAAGAAGATATCCGGCAACAGTATGAACCAGACCTTTGGGGGTTCCTGTACTGCCGCTTATATAAATAATGAAAAGAGGGTCTTCAGCATTCATTGGTTCAGGGGAAACATAGTCAGGGATTTGGGAATCAGCCATTAACTCATGCCAGTGAAAATCTCTGCCTTTCTTGATTTCAGGATTTGATCCTGCATGATTAAACACAATAACAGATTTTACTTCAGGACAAAGTTCAAGTGCAAGATCAAGATTTTTTTTATAAGGTATTATTCTTCCTGACCTGTATCCTGCATCTGCTGTAACCGCTGTTTTTGCACCACAATCCTTAATCCGGCCTGCAAGAGCTTTTGGAGAAAACCCTCCAAATACAACATTATGAACAGCTCCTATTCTTGCACAAGCCAGCATGACCACTGGAAGTTCCAGGATCCGGGGCATATAAATAACAACCCTGTCTCCTTTTTTTACTCCTTTTAATTTTAATACTGCTGCAAACCTGTTCACCTGTTTATATAAATCAGCATATGTTATGGATTTTTGATTTCCTGGCTCATCGCCTTCCCAATAATAAGCAATTTTATCCTTGTTTGAGTCCATATGCCGATCCAGGCAGTTGTAACTGGCATTTAAAATACCTCCTTCAAACCATTTTATTTCTGCATCATCAAAATCATAGCTAAGAACAAAATCCCATTTTTTTTCCCAGGAAAGATATTGGCCTGCCTGATCTGCCCAGAAATTTTCAGGGTCTTGGATGGATTTTTTATAAAATTTATTGTACTCATCAACATTATTTATATGATTTTTCAATTCATTTTCCTCCTTTGTTGAAGGAATACTGGAAATAAGTAATTTATACTAATATAAAAGCCGGCAGCATTCAAGAAATATTTCAATGCTGAAACTGATGATAATGTTTAGTAATAAAAAAAGGGTGATGAAATATTATTCATCACCCTTTTTAATAAATTACTTATTTTTTAAAACTTTTTATTCGTCTTCTTCATCCTGGGGTTTGAGATGATCTGGAACAATAACCATATCAATAAGCAGGGGTTTTAAAAACGACCATCTTATGCCGATTTCATATACTTCTTCAAGATCCCGGATTGCATCCCAGCAGTTGTGGCAGGGAGAGATTACAAGCTTGCAGCCTGTGGCAAGAATCTGATCCCGTTTAACCTTCAGACCTGCATTTCTCTGCTTGCGGTAGCGTCCCATACCGTTAAATCCGCCTCCGCCTCCGCAGCAGAAATTATGCTCACGGTTAGGGGTCATTTCCCTGAAATCTTCAGCAATATAGCTCATGATCTCACGGGCACAGTCAGCAAGACCTGCGTTTCTGATATAGTTGCATGAATCCTGGTATGTAACAGGTTCTTTTATCTTTTTTGCAGGATCAATCTTAAGTTTGCCTGTGCGCAGTGCTTCTGCAACCCATTCAACATAGTGGAAACTCGGAATAGGAGTCTGACCGCTCTTTAAACCTGCCCAGTAAGGTCCTTCTATAACTGTTGCTCTGTATGCATGTCCGCATTCGGTAACAACCATTCTTTTGGGATTCAAGCGTTTCATGGCATCATATACGGACTCAACCTGAAGTTTACATGCTTCCCAGTCTCCTGCAAACATGGCAAGGCTGGTTTCTTCCCATCCTTCACTTGGAACTGTCCAGTTTTCTCCTGCAATATGAAACAAAATAGCTGCTTCTGCAAGGTCTTCAGGATAATGCTTGGGTTCTCTTGCATTTACCGTGTAGAGAATATCGGCATTTTCCTTGTCAACAGGAATCTCAAGCCCGGGCCAGTCTTCTGAATATTCGTCAGCCATCCACTCGCATGTATCAACCCAGTCTTCTGTGGTAACATCCATCTGTGCCCGGAAGATACGGTGCATACCAGAACCAATCTTCATTTCCCAGGGAACAAAACCCTGGTTAAAAAGAAGTCCTCTCAGATAACCAAACATAATGCCCATATCTATGCCCAGGGGACAGTATTGGCCGCACCTGTTGCAGCATGTACATTTTGACCAGGCAGTATCCATGCACTTTATCAGAAATTCAGTGCTGACCTGGCCTTTCTTTTTAACAATCTCTCCCAGGGTTGACTGAATCTTGTATGAAGGCACCTGCTCAGGATCATTATCGTTTGCCAGATACAGAAAACAGCTTTCCGCACACATGCCGCAATGGGCGCATATCTCAAGCCAGGTTTTTATTCTGGATTTTTGTTTTAATGTTTTCTGGATGGTATTTGCCAAAAGCTCTGTATCAACATCCAGGTCTTCCATTTCTTTATAATACTGCTTGCCGTTAGTGTCACTTAACAGCGATTGAAGCTGCTCCAGAGTATTAATCTTTTCCCTGTTACAGTATTTTCCTTGTGCCATTTTCTTTTACCCCCTTTTTATTCACTGAAATTACCAGGCCATGCCTTTGCTTTTCATGCCGCCCCTTTTAATGCCGTAATCCATGCCGAGCTGTGCTCTGGACATGAAAAACAGGGCAAAGTGGGAAAGCTTGGTAAACGGAATGGCAACCAGCATTAACTCGCCGCTGAGAATGTGAAGAATAAGCCAGAATTTGTAATTTCCGATCTCATGGGCAGCAAAATAACCTGTAATAAACGGAGCTGCTGCAATGGCAAGAACAAGATAGTCATACCATGTTGTGAGTATCCTGACTTCAGGGAGTGCAATGCGGCGAAGCAC from the Desulfonema limicola genome contains:
- the acs gene encoding acetate--CoA ligase → MKNHINNVDEYNKFYKKSIQDPENFWADQAGQYLSWEKKWDFVLSYDFDDAEIKWFEGGILNASYNCLDRHMDSNKDKIAYYWEGDEPGNQKSITYADLYKQVNRFAAVLKLKGVKKGDRVVIYMPRILELPVVMLACARIGAVHNVVFGGFSPKALAGRIKDCGAKTAVTADAGYRSGRIIPYKKNLDLALELCPEVKSVIVFNHAGSNPEIKKGRDFHWHELMADSQIPDYVSPEPMNAEDPLFIIYISGSTGTPKGLVHTVAGYLLYSAVTTRLVFGLNDNDIFWCTADMGWIAGHTYSIYGPLVNGFTSLLFEGTPLYPDYNRYWEIIEKYQVNVFYTAPTIIRALIKAQDSHIKKNDKSSLKLLCFGGEPVYPEEWQWVKSHAGQGRCMIMNTYYQTETGGSVLVSIPGILQDKSGPGLLPFLGIDAVILDDTGEETRYPHQKGVLCIKKPWPGMARTIYNDHDRFTDKYLGQIPGMFFTADGAMKDDNGFFQVIGRIDEVVTVSGHRFSTAEIESILVSHPLVNEAGVVGCPNKVKGQGIYAFVTLNSDKCGNDELKKELIDLIQIEIGPIAAIDFIQWANGLPKTRSGKIIRHILEKIAADKTEELGDISTITDPDIIENLINEHISLQEK
- the hmcF gene encoding sulfate respiration complex iron-sulfur protein HmcF, giving the protein MAQGKYCNREKINTLEQLQSLLSDTNGKQYYKEMEDLDVDTELLANTIQKTLKQKSRIKTWLEICAHCGMCAESCFLYLANDNDPEQVPSYKIQSTLGEIVKKKGQVSTEFLIKCMDTAWSKCTCCNRCGQYCPLGIDMGIMFGYLRGLLFNQGFVPWEMKIGSGMHRIFRAQMDVTTEDWVDTCEWMADEYSEDWPGLEIPVDKENADILYTVNAREPKHYPEDLAEAAILFHIAGENWTVPSEGWEETSLAMFAGDWEACKLQVESVYDAMKRLNPKRMVVTECGHAYRATVIEGPYWAGLKSGQTPIPSFHYVEWVAEALRTGKLKIDPAKKIKEPVTYQDSCNYIRNAGLADCAREIMSYIAEDFREMTPNREHNFCCGGGGGFNGMGRYRKQRNAGLKVKRDQILATGCKLVISPCHNCWDAIRDLEEVYEIGIRWSFLKPLLIDMVIVPDHLKPQDEEDE